The window CCAGAATGCCGGCCCCCATCTCTGTTAGTTCACCAGCTAGCTCGCCGGAGAGATATACTTTAGGAAGAAGATCCTCAAGCTTCCACGGATAGCCTTTGGCTGCGATAAGTTCATCGAATTGCTTAACCATCGATGGATGGTAATTACGGCTTGCTTCATCAATAGGGAAGATGCCGGAAGCATCTCCGATGCCGATCGCTTTATTGCCGGTCAGCAGACAGTGAATATATCCAGCCAGCGTTGTTACGAAATCAATGCGAGGCACATGTTCCTCTTGATTTAATATCGCTTGGTACAAATGAGCGATACTCCAGCGCTCGGGGATATTAAATTGGAACAAGTCCGTTAATTCCCTAGCTGCCGCGCCGGTTGTTGCGTTGCGCCAAGTCCGAAACGGTACCAGCAGCTCACCCGTGCTGTCGAATGCCATATAGCCGTGCATCATAGCGGAAAACCCGATCGAACCCACGGTCCGGAGGGTGACCCCGTAATTTCGTTCCACTTCCTGCTTCATTTCACGATAAGCGGTTTGGAGGCCTTTAATAATATCCTCCTGGCTGTACGTCCAATATCCGTCTTTCAACAGATTTTCCCACTCATAGCTTCCCGATGCGATGGTCTCGAAACGACGATCGATCAACACCGCTTTGATCCGCGTAGATCCGAATTCGATACCTAGCGAAGTTTCACCCTTGGTTATCGCTTCTTTCAAGTCTACATGATTCATAATCACGTATCTCCCCTCTCTGTTCGTGGCTTAAACCCAAACGCGTATAATAGCCTGATTCCGATCGAACCGTTCACTCGATGAGACAAACGAACGATTTCGATCGAAAGAAGGCGCTTTCTCTTACTGATAGCCTTAGTATATTTTCTGTACGTACATTTGTCAATATAATCTAATAGTTATACTAACATAAATTGCAGTACCATCCCTATTCGTCTCCTCGTAGCGTCTCCCTTAGGATAAGCATGGAATTTGTACCGTCGAAATCATAAATAAGTATCACTTCATTTGCATTTCATGCAATTTATGTTAGAATGTGTACGTACAACTTTTCGAACAACGATGAAAGAAGTGGATGGCATGAAGCCAAAGTACCAGATCATCATAGATGAGATTAAAAGTAATATCCTCTCGGGAACGTACAAAGCAGGCGAGAAAATCCCTTCGGAATTCGCTTTGCAGGAGGACTACAACGTTAGCCGGCAGACGGTTAGAAAGGCTATTTTGGAGTTATCGAACGAGGGTTTCCTAAGAAGCGAGAAAGGATCCGGCACGTACGTCAGCACCCAATACCGGTCCAAAACGGGTGGGAAAGCCATGAATAAAACGATTGGCGTCATCACGACCTATATCTCGGATTACATCTTTCCCTCCATTATCCGCGGCATTGAAAGGCGATTAAATGAAGATAACTATTCCTTGCTGTTAGCCAGTACAAATAACGATATCTCCCAGGAAAAAAAGGCGTTAGAAATGATGCTGTCCTACGGTGTGGATGGACTGATTATAGAACCTACCAGAAGCAATGTATACAACCCCAATATCGCTTACTACCTGTCTTTTAAGGAGCGTGAGGTTCCGTTCACGATGATCAATGCCTATTATGAAGAGTTGGAGGTTCCTTTCTTCTGTCTGGATGACGTGCTGTCCAGCTATCTAGCAACTCGGGAGCTGATTGCCAAAGGACATACCCAGATCGGCATCATCGCGAAAATGGATGATTTGCAAGGGAAGTATAGAATGAAGGGATTTATCAAGGCTCTTGGGGAAGCCAAATTACGGTTCCAGCAAGAGCATGTGCTTTCTTTCGATACGGCGACGAAGTCGGACCTGTCCGCTAACTTGGAAGTGTATCTGAACGACAATCGGGATGACTTGACTGCGCTTGTGTGTTACAACGACGAGGTAGGCTTGGAAGTCGTACATGTCTGCAGAAAACTGGGTATCTCCATTCCAGACGAGCTATCCATCATTGGCCAGGACAATTCATATATCGCCAAAAACGCGAATATCAAACTAACGACGCTGACCCACCCCCAAGAACAAATGGGACGCGACGCAGCGGACTGGGTCATTAAGAATTTACAAGGCAAAAAAGACTTGCCCACCAACACCTACTACCAGCCCGTATTAATTGAGGGCGAAACCGTAAAAGCGATCGAAGTGGAATAGTCATGGACTGTGTTATTACTTGTGATACGGTTCCCCCCGATTTATCCGCATAGCTCGATAAATCTGCCGCACCAACCGCATCAGCTGGTGCGGCAGCTCGCTCGATAGCTCCAGCAAGCCGCAGATCACAAAGGCCACTGATTGCTCTCCTTCATACACACCTGCTGCTCCTCAGCAGGGCTCATGCTCTCCGGTGCCTTATCGTCCGGCACCTCTATCATTTGCACCTTGTCATACGGCCCAATGCGCTTCACATACTCCACGATCCGGTCCACGAGATAGCGCTCCTTCAATTTCCCTACGGTTAATATCTTGTATACACATAACCGACAATCTCCTCTCATTTGCTCCATTGGATAAAATACAATCAAATCAGGTTCATTCACTTTATTTGCCCGCTTTCATTGGAGTTAATCCAACAGAATGCTCTAAAACCAGCTCTTCTGAGCTATTTCCTCCACATATTCCACTGTATAAATCCAATGAAACTAACCTCAACCGCCGAAGTCATGAGACATCATTGGATATAATCCAATCAAATATCCTTCAAGTTCATGTATTTCGACCTTTCTCCCAACTCAAATAAATAAGGGGTAAGCTTCGCTTACCCCAAAGCATATAAATTCTTATCTGTAAATAAAGGACCTGAGGCGCTGCCTCAGGTCCTTTATTTGTGTTAAAAGCTAGTTACGATTGCATGTTCCGCAAACGGAACGTGGATGCCTTATTTGCGGAAAATACCCCATTTTCACGAGCTAAGAGGAACGAGGATCCGTTATTTCGCCGTTTCACGTCCTAAGAGCCTTATCGGAGTCAGCTATACTCCTCACACGCGGAATCTTCCGATTAATGTCTGCAAATCAGCAGCCATGCTGTTCAGTACTGTCGCCGAGGAGACGATCTCCTCCATGCTTGCGTACTGACCCTCGATGTTGGAAGATACATTTCTTGCTCCCGCAGCGGTCTGTCCGGCGACTTCATCGATCGCGCGAATCACATCCGTTGCTGCGCGTGTCTTCTCGGAAATAGCGGCCGAACTTCCCGCCACTTCCTCGATCTGCCTTGCAACTTCGTCCATCGCACCGCGAATACGTTTGAAGGTATCCCGCGCTACGCCGACCACTTCAAGTCCCGTCTGCACCTCTCGGCTCCCAGCCTCGGTGGAACTAACAACCTCTCTTGTTTCATCCTGAATACTGGAAACAAGATGAGCGACTTCTTCCGCAGCTGCTCCCGTCTGCATAGATAACTTGCGGACCTCGTCGGCGACGACCGCAAAGCCTTTACCAGCGGCTCCGGCGCGTGCCGCTTCAATGGAGGCATTGAGCGCAAGCATGTTCGTCTGCCGCGCAATACCTGCAATCATCGAATTCGCATTGACGATTTGTTCAGACCGTTGACCGAGCCTCTGTACGGATTCAGCAAGTTCCATCATCTTCTGATAGATAGCATTCATCTGCGTTATCGCTGTCTCGACTGCCTCATTGCCCTCCCCTGCCTCTTTCTGTGCGAGGAAAGACTGCTGGTTAGCCGACTGCGTGACACTTGCAATCTGAATGACGGCTGCTGACATTTCCTCCATGATGGAGACTCCCAAGTGTACACTACGCACTTGCGCATCCGTACCCATCGAAATGTCCTGGACTGTGTATGTAATACGTTCCGAAGATTCGCTAACTTGTTCAGAATTGCTGCTAAGCGCCTCCGATGCAGCAGCGACGTGCTGGGCACTGCTTCCTACCTGACTAATTAAGCTATGCAGATTGGCTTTCATTTGATTAAAAGCGGTAGCCAAATGTCGTAATTCGTCCCTATTCTTGACGTTAATGTCACCAACCGTTA is drawn from Paenibacillus sp. V4I7 and contains these coding sequences:
- a CDS encoding GntR family transcriptional regulator, with amino-acid sequence MKPKYQIIIDEIKSNILSGTYKAGEKIPSEFALQEDYNVSRQTVRKAILELSNEGFLRSEKGSGTYVSTQYRSKTGGKAMNKTIGVITTYISDYIFPSIIRGIERRLNEDNYSLLLASTNNDISQEKKALEMMLSYGVDGLIIEPTRSNVYNPNIAYYLSFKEREVPFTMINAYYEELEVPFFCLDDVLSSYLATRELIAKGHTQIGIIAKMDDLQGKYRMKGFIKALGEAKLRFQQEHVLSFDTATKSDLSANLEVYLNDNRDDLTALVCYNDEVGLEVVHVCRKLGISIPDELSIIGQDNSYIAKNANIKLTTLTHPQEQMGRDAADWVIKNLQGKKDLPTNTYYQPVLIEGETVKAIEVE
- a CDS encoding methyl-accepting chemotaxis protein, which produces MANRNSASWRKRLFSVSLRIKIVGTFVIVSLLVAVTSGMSYTYLNKVDSSYSKLLKDNVTILRNVSEIKEKTQIQNSMLFGYVLDPTKDKEKLLTEMNGTLSSIITQMGEVSKNEDEQSAIQSMVDSNMTFARLVKKVTEYADKGNVALAKAEAMQWAIPTTETLTQAAAKIEELERKVQEEASARNHDVVVSTVQTLIWVSVAAFLFALAIGLLLSRMIVNPIRSMVQAAERIAACDLTVGDINVKNRDELRHLATAFNQMKANLHSLISQVGSSAQHVAAASEALSSNSEQVSESSERITYTVQDISMGTDAQVRSVHLGVSIMEEMSAAVIQIASVTQSANQQSFLAQKEAGEGNEAVETAITQMNAIYQKMMELAESVQRLGQRSEQIVNANSMIAGIARQTNMLALNASIEAARAGAAGKGFAVVADEVRKLSMQTGAAAEEVAHLVSSIQDETREVVSSTEAGSREVQTGLEVVGVARDTFKRIRGAMDEVARQIEEVAGSSAAISEKTRAATDVIRAIDEVAGQTAAGARNVSSNIEGQYASMEEIVSSATVLNSMAADLQTLIGRFRV